Proteins encoded together in one Impatiens glandulifera chromosome 1, dImpGla2.1, whole genome shotgun sequence window:
- the LOC124922573 gene encoding heavy metal-associated isoprenylated plant protein 39-like gives MKKFILKLDLHDDKDKRKALKIVSSLQGIDSISMDMKEKKLTVIGTVDPIPIVSKLRKFWNTDIISVGPAKEPEKKEEPKKEEPKKEEAKKEEPKKEEEGKKEEPKKDGEAKKEEEGKKEEPKKEEPKKEAEVKKKEPEMAGFIPFPRQYYPPPPPPYYQYQYNYLQQQQQNQRSHYPPANTHYYYHQNTEENPNTCVIS, from the exons aTGAAG AAATTCATTCTCAAGTTAGATTTGCATGATGATAAAGATAAGAGGAAGGCTCTCAAGATAGTCTCTTCTCTTCAAG GAATTGACTCAATTTCAATGGACATGAAAGAAAAGAAACTAACCGTGATTGGAACTGTTGATCCGATACCGATAGTGAGCAAACTACGCAAGTTTTGGAACACCGACATTATAAGTGTTGGTCCGGCGAAAGAGCCAGAGAAGAAGGAGGAACCGAAGAAGGAGGAGCCGAAAAAAGAAGAAGCGAAGAAGGAAGAACCAAAGAAAGAGGAAGAAGGTAAAAAGGAAGAACCTAAGAAGGATGGAGAGGCGAAAAAAGAGGAAGAAGGTAAGAAGGAAGAGCCGAAAAAGGAAGAACCTAAGAAAGAAGCCGAGGTTAAGAAGAAAGAGCCAGAGATGGCCGGTTTCATTCCTTTTCCTCGACAATATTaccctcctcctcctccgcctTATTACCAATACCAATATAATTATttgcaacaacaacaacaaaatcaaaGGTCTCATTATCCTCCCGCCAACACACATTACTATTACCATCAGAACACCGAGGAGAATCCGAATACATGTGTTATTTCTTGA
- the LOC124922574 gene encoding 1-aminocyclopropane-1-carboxylate synthase-like: MNNLRNGNELLSKIAINDKHGEDSPYFDGWKAYDNDPFHPKNNPNGVIQMGLAENQLSSDLIVEWIKKNPKASICTYDGVDVLKEIANFQDYHGLPQFRNAMAKFMGRVRGGKVRFEPDRIVMGGGATGANELLMFCLANEGDAFLIPSPYYPGFDRDLRWRTGIQLVPIVCESSNNFELTIEALEEAYENAIKANIKVKGIILSNPSNPLGTSLNKATFKSLVHFVNRNKIHLVCDEIYSATIFRGPKFVSLSEILQEIETVDNNNIVINRNLFHIVYSLSKDMGLPGFRVGIVYSYNDDVVSCARKMSSFGLVSSQTQHFLASLLSDEEFVNMFLSESAKRLAERYMRLTEGLIEVGIRCLESNGGLYCWMDLRNMLKNNTIEDEMELWKVIINDVKLNVSPGSSFHCKEPGWFRACFANMDDETVEIALVRIRKFVDSNRTKKNKKKNLRVSFSPRMYDERVMVMSSPHSPVPHSPLLQATT, from the exons ATGAATAATCTTCGCAATGGTAATGAATTGTTGTCAAAGATTGCCATCAATGATAAACACGGAGAGGATTCGCCTTATTTCGATGGATGGAAAGCTTACGATAACGATCCATTTCATCCTAAGAATAACCCTAATGGAGTTATTCAAATGGGTCTCGCCGAAAATCAG CTTTCCTCTGACCTAATTGTGGAATGGATCAAGAAGAACCCTAAAGCTTCTATTTGCACATATGATGGAGTTGatgttttaaaagaaattgcAAATTTTCAAGACTATCATGGCTTGCCTCAATTTCGAAAT gCAATGGCAAAGTTTATGGGAAGAGTTAGAGGAGGAAAAGTGCGATTTGAACCCGATCGAATAGTTATGGGAGGAGGAGCAACCGGAGCTAACGAACTTCTAATGTTCTGTTTGGCTAATGAAGGCGATGCGTTTCTCATTCCTTCCCCTTATTATCCAGG ATTCGATCGTGACTTGAGATGGCGAACCGGGATCCAACTAGTTCCAATTGTTTGTGAAAGTTCAAACAATTTCGAGCTCACCATTGAAGCCTTAGAAGAAGCTTATGAGAATGCAATTAAAGCCAATATCAAAGTGAAAGGAATAATCTTAAGCAATCCTTCAAACCCTCTTGGAACATCCTTAAACAAGGCTACCTTCAAAAGTTTGGTCCATTTCGTTAACCGAAACAAAATCCACCTAGTATGCGACGAAATCTACTCGGCCACCATTTTTCGAGGTCCAAAGTTTGTGAGTTTGTCGGAGATTCTCCAAGAGATAGAAACCGTGGATAATAATAACATTGTAATCAATAGGAATCTCTTTCACATCGTTTATAGCCTTTCCAAAGATATGGGTCTCCCCGGTTTTCGTGTTGGGATAGTGTATTCCTATAACGATGATGTTGTTAGTTGTGCTAGGAAGATGTCGAGCTTCGGCTTGGTTTCTTCGCAAACTCAGCATTTCCTTGCGTCGTTGTTGTCTGACGAGGAGTTTGTTAACATGTTTCTATCTGAGAGTGCGAAAAGACTCGCGGAAAGATACATGAGACTAACTGAAGGACTCATAGAAGTCGGGATTAGATGTTTGGAAAGCAATGGGGGATTGTATTGTTGGATGGATCTTCGAAACATGttgaaaaataatacaatagaGGATGAGATGGAGCTATGGAAGGTTATAATAAATGACGTGAAGCTTAATGTTTCTCCTGGGAGTTCCTTCCATTGCAAAGAACCGGGGTGGTTTAGAGCTTGCTTTGCAAATATGGACGATGAAACGGTGGAAATCGCGCTAGTAAGAATAAGAAAGTTCGTTGATAGTAACCGAAccaagaagaataagaagaagaatctaCGTGTGAGCTTTTCGCCAAGAATGTATGATGAACGTGTCATGGTCATGTCTTCTCCTCATTCACCCGTACCTCACTCGCCTCTACTTCAAGCCACAACTTGA